Part of the Candidatus Melainabacteria bacterium genome, AAGGCGCAATAGCTATTGGATCTATGGTAAGAAGTTTGTCGCGTACCATTGGACCGGTAACAAAAATCTCCCAGGAGAGAGTCGGATTGGTCGAATCAAGCACCGTCACTGGTGCGTATCCAGCCGCTTGTTCTATGGTCGAATAGAGCCTGTGACTCAACCATGCCGTACTCTTGCAGAAAGATACAATCATCAAACCTTCGGGATTCAAAAGTTCAAGAGCGCGTTGCATACTCTGTTTGGTGTAGACATAGTTGTCTAATCGCATCGAACCGCCCTGGCTCGAGATCGTATGTGAATCGAGTCCTGCGAAGACAATCAAATCGTATTTGCTCTTCGTTGTATTGAGAAAATCGCGCGCATCATCGCAAATCTGACGGACTTTAGGAGAGTCATAAGGACGCTCCGGGTGACGCGTAGTGCCCAATTTCAGAATTACAGGATCGATATCTACAGCATCAACATGCTCAGCTCCGTTCCTGAGCGCAGCGGCAACATCGTTTCCTGAACCTGCACCGAGAATCAGAACGGACTTTGGCTTTTTCAAAGCATAAGGAAGGTTGTAATGTCGGGCGTGCGACTGCAACTCTTTGCGCACAGCATCCGACATCTCTGGACTGTTGAGATTTTGCTCCGAAAGATTCAAGGCATACTGATAGAACAGTCCGTTTGCACCAATAACGATACCCTGCTTTTTCGCCAGTTCTTTATCCTGAGGTCTATCACCTGCCGAAAACGACATCACTGTGAGCTTTTGATAAGGCGACCACAAGAATGTCTCCCCAGGTTTTGCAATCGTCCAAGATGCAAAAACTAGAGTCAAAGCAATAGGAATTACCTTCTGCCACCACTTTGCTTTGGACAGAAAACCGATGATCGCCAGCACAGGTATCAGAAGCACCCATGGCGCGAACCCGAGAAACGAACACACCGAGAACAAAATACTTCCAAACACAGCGCCCGAGATGTCTGTGGCATAAGCATTGAGGGCGGGAATCTTTGCGAACAATTGACCAAGCCGCGAGCCTATACAAGCCATGGCAGCAAAAGGCCCGGAAAGAAGAATGATCAAAATCAGAACAAAGAGAAGAACATAAACCCACATCATCTGCCCGTGCAGCAAGGTGTCAGTCTGAAACCATTGCCAGACGCTTACAGACGGGAAGGCATAATTGTCGAATCCCATCATTTTGCACATGAACATGAATGCGGCAAGTTGAAGAATGGCAAAAGGCGCCAGATTGAGATAGCTCTTTTCTTTCGCGCCTGCAAACCCTACGCCCAAGCCAACATAACAGGTGACAAGCGGAAAGGTTTTAAAGACTGTAAACGCCAGAAAATCGGCGGAAAGCCAGCGAATGACGAGTAGTTCAAAAAAGAGCGAAGCTGCGCTCAACACAAACAATTCAGCGTAGTCTTGCTTTGTTGCTAAGGATTCTGATGAAGTCAAAAAAGGTACCATGGTCGCCAGAGACAAAATTATAGCTGCAATCAAGCCTGGCATGAGTCATAGCGGAAAAATGTTGCCGCATTGCTAAGCGCAGGAAGCCGAAGGTTGGCAGAAAGCATTGGCATCCTGGAGTGCGCCCTTGTCGCTGTCAAGAGAGCAAAAAATCTGAGAGCCCGAACCTCAACCTGGCTTTGCGCCCGAGTCGAGTTCCGATTCTTGCTTACCGAACTGCAACCACACCACCGAAGCAACTGCGACTGCAAACAAGTCAAGGAATAAAAGATTGATGCGTCCGCCCACGAGCAGATACTCATAATGAATTTTGTTGTAAATCGGCATCATTAGCGGCACGATCGCAATCAAACATAATAGTTTCCGCTTCAATGGCACCGATTGAGTGCTGGCACCAAACATGTAGACAACGACAGTTGGAAGCAAAAGAAGCAGATCATAGTTGTGACAATGCAGAGCCGTGAATAAACCGAGCGGAAGGGCTCCAAGCACAAGATACTCATACCAGAGTGGGCTACGCCTGTACTTTCTGGCAATCAAGAAGATCCACACCATTGCACCGACAAGCGCCGCTCCAGATACCCACATCACCATGGATTCAGAATCCGGAAGCATTCGCAAAAGCTGTCCTCGAATAGTCGGCGTCACTTCGGGAGCCTGCCAGACACGATTCTCTTTGACTCGCTGCAGCAAATCAAAATAAGCGATGTACGTGCTCGAGCCAAATAAAGAAACCG contains:
- a CDS encoding methyltransferase domain-containing protein, which translates into the protein MPGLIAAIILSLATMVPFLTSSESLATKQDYAELFVLSAASLFFELLVIRWLSADFLAFTVFKTFPLVTCYVGLGVGFAGAKEKSYLNLAPFAILQLAAFMFMCKMMGFDNYAFPSVSVWQWFQTDTLLHGQMMWVYVLLFVLILIILLSGPFAAMACIGSRLGQLFAKIPALNAYATDISGAVFGSILFSVCSFLGFAPWVLLIPVLAIIGFLSKAKWWQKVIPIALTLVFASWTIAKPGETFLWSPYQKLTVMSFSAGDRPQDKELAKKQGIVIGANGLFYQYALNLSEQNLNSPEMSDAVRKELQSHARHYNLPYALKKPKSVLILGAGSGNDVAAALRNGAEHVDAVDIDPVILKLGTTRHPERPYDSPKVRQICDDARDFLNTTKSKYDLIVFAGLDSHTISSQGGSMRLDNYVYTKQSMQRALELLNPEGLMIVSFCKSTAWLSHRLYSTIEQAAGYAPVTVLDSTNPTLSWEIFVTGPMVRDKLLTIDPIAIAPFVLQKPSDLGPTRILTDDWPFVYVSPVGVDVPYLLVVCAVLALSILAAKRVLFAPTDRSLWQMFFLGAAFILLELQSIARLSLLYGSTWYTAAIVINSVLLMILGANFLVIKAGNLLAPRLKWIYAVLFLSLTVSALLDVRPILDQFSRVTGQFIISFITVLPMMIAGIIFSLSFKRAQHPDKAFAFNLLGAVVGALAEYLSNYVGINSLVWIALALYLASAFCARLKSDPT